Proteins encoded within one genomic window of Bacillus sp. F19:
- the mazG gene encoding nucleoside triphosphate pyrophosphohydrolase, with product MAKKITVVGLGGSDASHLPLGVYRKLTSASHLFLRTKEHPVVDELRAELPDFRTFDHLYEENDKFGDVYAKIELELYKEAEDKEIIYAVPGHPLVAEQTVQLLLQNGGQKGYEIHIAGGQSFLDATFTALQIDPIDGFQMVDGLTMKREQLNFRQHLIICQVYDQMVASEVKLTLMEDLPDDYEVKIITAAGSSEQKIVKVPLFELDRVTSVNNLTSVYVPPAEDESILNHQFSALRAVIAELRGPNGCPWDLKQTHQSLKKYLIEECYELIEAIDEEDDEHVVEELGDVLLQVMLHSQIGSDDGMFSIDDVIRTLTEKMIRRHPHVFSTAVVSGTDEVLSNWQEIKRAEKGSDEKESLLKSIAGSLPALSKAYHIQKKAAKVGFDWDHAESAWEKVHEEMQEFKAETAENHADQTKILAEFGDILFALVNIGRFYGVEPEEALSATNHKFKRRFEYIEKKAVELNLNLEQMSLEQMDSYWDEAKSKGL from the coding sequence ATGGCGAAAAAGATTACTGTTGTAGGACTTGGGGGCTCAGATGCCAGTCATTTGCCGCTTGGAGTTTATCGTAAACTTACATCAGCCTCCCACTTGTTTTTAAGAACAAAAGAACATCCTGTGGTTGATGAACTGAGGGCAGAACTGCCGGATTTCAGGACATTTGATCACCTTTACGAAGAGAATGACAAGTTCGGTGATGTTTACGCTAAAATTGAACTGGAGCTATACAAGGAAGCGGAAGATAAAGAGATTATTTATGCTGTTCCTGGACATCCGCTTGTTGCAGAGCAGACGGTGCAATTGCTTCTTCAAAATGGCGGACAGAAAGGCTATGAGATCCATATAGCTGGAGGCCAAAGCTTTTTAGATGCCACATTTACTGCGCTTCAAATCGATCCGATTGATGGGTTTCAAATGGTTGACGGTCTGACGATGAAGAGAGAACAGTTAAATTTCAGACAGCATTTGATTATTTGCCAGGTATATGACCAAATGGTTGCTTCTGAAGTGAAATTAACTCTGATGGAAGATTTGCCTGATGACTATGAGGTTAAGATTATTACGGCGGCCGGAAGCAGTGAGCAAAAGATCGTAAAGGTACCCCTTTTTGAGCTTGACCGGGTTACGTCGGTTAACAACTTAACAAGTGTGTATGTACCTCCTGCAGAAGATGAGAGCATTCTGAATCATCAATTTTCAGCACTGCGCGCGGTGATTGCTGAGCTTCGGGGGCCAAATGGGTGCCCGTGGGATTTAAAGCAGACCCATCAGTCCCTGAAAAAATATTTAATTGAAGAATGCTATGAGTTAATAGAGGCCATTGACGAAGAGGATGATGAACATGTGGTTGAAGAGCTTGGAGATGTTCTGCTTCAGGTCATGCTGCATTCTCAAATTGGCTCAGACGATGGCATGTTCTCCATTGATGATGTCATCAGAACATTAACAGAAAAAATGATCCGCAGACATCCTCATGTTTTTTCAACTGCTGTTGTAAGCGGAACAGACGAAGTCCTGTCGAACTGGCAGGAGATAAAACGTGCAGAGAAGGGATCTGATGAAAAAGAATCCCTATTGAAATCCATTGCCGGTTCACTCCCTGCATTATCTAAGGCCTACCATATTCAAAAGAAGGCTGCAAAAGTCGGTTTTGACTGGGATCATGCTGAGTCAGCGTGGGAAAAGGTTCATGAAGAGATGCAGGAATTCAAGGCTGAAACAGCAGAAAATCATGCTGATCAAACGAAGATCCTGGCGGAGTTTGGGGACATCCTCTTTGCACTGGTCAACATCGGCAGATTTTACGGAGTTGAACCTGAGGAAGCCTTATCGGCAACCAATCATAAATTTAAAAGACGATTCGAATATATTGAGAAAAAGGCAGTTGAACTGAATCTAAACCTGGAACAAATGTCTCTTGAACAAATGGATTCTTACTGGGATGAAGCAAAAAGCAAAGGGCTATAA
- a CDS encoding anti-sigma-F factor Fin family protein yields MALHYNCRHCGVKVGTIDSVSVYSEQLGFHHLSQEERQEMISYESNGDILVKTICEDCQEALERNPDYHQLQRFIQ; encoded by the coding sequence TTGGCGCTACATTATAACTGCCGTCATTGCGGTGTAAAGGTTGGAACAATTGACAGCGTTTCAGTATACAGTGAACAATTGGGATTCCATCACCTGTCGCAGGAAGAGAGACAAGAAATGATATCATATGAGTCGAATGGCGATATACTTGTAAAAACCATTTGCGAGGATTGTCAGGAAGCATTAGAGAGAAATCCTGATTATCATCAGCTGCAGCGTTTTATTCAATAG
- a CDS encoding RNA-binding S4 domain-containing protein, whose translation MRLDKFLKVSRLIKRRTLAKEVSDQGRITVNGTVAKASSIVKLGDELAIRFGQKRIIVKIENLQDSSKKEDAAGMYSLVKEEKISEE comes from the coding sequence ATGAGACTAGATAAATTTTTGAAGGTTTCAAGACTGATTAAAAGAAGAACACTTGCAAAAGAAGTGTCTGACCAAGGCAGAATAACGGTTAATGGCACAGTGGCAAAAGCAAGTTCTATTGTAAAATTAGGTGATGAGCTTGCCATTCGATTTGGGCAAAAACGCATCATCGTGAAAATTGAAAACCTGCAGGATTCTTCTAAAAAAGAAGATGCAGCGGGCATGTATTCACTTGTAAAAGAAGAAAAAATCAGCGAAGAATAG
- a CDS encoding polysaccharide biosynthesis protein, which translates to MNVRSDTSANLFLQGAFVLTLAGLIIKIMSAAYRVPYQNIVGDIGFYIYQQVYPFYGIAIMLATTGFPVIISKLIIEFGDRENDSSIFSIVKISFLFLIAVCTLFFLCLYFGAVYISEIMGDTELAPLLKIISFSFLLIPFISIARGYFQGFDNMLPTALSQVTEQGIRVVTILFFSYILIHNGYSLYEAGEGALFGSLTGGLAAAAVLSVFLARDKKRGFPFRTGKSSINTKTIVKYLLINTMTICITSLMLIFIQLIDAMQLYSALRSNGIEMSAAKALKGIYDRGQPLIQIGTVAATSFSLSLVPLISYAKKNHEAYVIEDKITSSMKICTVIGTGAAAGLIMIMEPTNIMLYRDASGTKVLAVLGVSVIFTSYALTLSAILHGLSFTFFPAAAVLIGTAVKLGLNILLVPSMNTEGAAVATVAAYAVISLLNAYYLKTKGYMLISWMDILKTAAAAGLMIAVLFLYMSVFDQYWADHDRVAAAIGSLMGALTGAVIYIMAILKLSIFTNNELAAFPGGKKLEKFLK; encoded by the coding sequence ATGAACGTCCGTTCTGATACATCAGCAAATCTCTTTCTGCAAGGTGCCTTTGTACTGACACTTGCGGGACTGATTATAAAGATAATGAGCGCTGCTTACAGGGTGCCCTATCAAAATATTGTCGGAGACATAGGGTTTTACATATACCAGCAGGTTTATCCTTTTTACGGAATTGCCATTATGCTTGCTACAACCGGATTTCCGGTCATTATTTCAAAATTAATCATCGAATTTGGAGACAGAGAAAACGATTCCTCGATTTTTTCTATAGTAAAGATTTCCTTTTTGTTCTTAATTGCAGTTTGTACTTTATTCTTTTTATGCCTCTATTTTGGTGCAGTGTACATTTCAGAAATCATGGGGGACACAGAGCTTGCCCCGCTGCTTAAAATTATTTCATTTTCTTTTCTGCTGATTCCCTTTATATCGATTGCGAGGGGTTATTTTCAAGGATTTGATAATATGCTTCCTACTGCTCTCTCCCAAGTGACAGAACAAGGGATCAGAGTTGTAACGATCCTTTTCTTTTCATATATTCTGATTCACAATGGATACTCCCTTTACGAAGCGGGAGAAGGGGCTTTATTCGGCTCATTGACAGGCGGGCTGGCTGCTGCTGCAGTGTTATCTGTATTTTTGGCAAGAGACAAAAAAAGAGGTTTTCCTTTTCGAACAGGGAAATCATCCATTAACACAAAAACAATCGTTAAATATTTATTAATAAATACTATGACCATTTGCATCACAAGCTTAATGCTGATTTTCATCCAATTGATTGATGCGATGCAGCTATATTCGGCGCTTCGCTCAAACGGAATTGAAATGTCCGCTGCCAAAGCTCTAAAAGGCATATATGACAGGGGTCAGCCTCTGATTCAGATTGGGACTGTCGCAGCAACATCCTTTTCCTTATCTTTAGTTCCGCTTATCTCATATGCGAAAAAGAATCATGAAGCTTACGTGATTGAAGATAAAATAACGAGCTCCATGAAAATCTGCACAGTAATTGGAACGGGTGCAGCAGCAGGACTGATTATGATTATGGAGCCGACAAACATCATGCTGTACCGGGATGCATCGGGAACGAAAGTACTGGCTGTTTTAGGCGTTTCAGTCATTTTTACATCCTATGCACTGACACTTTCTGCGATCTTGCACGGGCTAAGTTTCACTTTTTTTCCTGCAGCTGCAGTTCTGATTGGAACAGCAGTTAAACTTGGTTTAAACATTCTTTTGGTTCCGTCGATGAATACGGAGGGGGCAGCTGTTGCAACAGTTGCTGCATATGCAGTGATCAGTCTTCTGAATGCCTATTATTTGAAAACGAAAGGCTACATGCTGATCAGCTGGATGGATATTCTCAAAACTGCCGCCGCTGCAGGTCTGATGATTGCGGTACTTTTTCTTTATATGTCGGTCTTTGATCAATATTGGGCGGACCATGACCGTGTGGCGGCTGCAATAGGATCATTAATGGGTGCTTTAACAGGAGCGGTCATCTATATAATGGCCATTTTAAAACTATCTATTTTTACAAATAATGAACTAGCTGCATTTCCGGGCGGAAAAAAGCTTGAGAAGTTTTTAAAATAA
- the pth gene encoding aminoacyl-tRNA hydrolase: MKLFIGLGNPGKQYEDTRHNVGFMAIDELSKRLDIPLDRSKFNGIFGIGHVSGEKIILLKPLTYMNLSGECIRPLMDYYEIEEKDIAVIYDDLDLPAGKVRLRMKGSAGGHNGIKSMITHLNTQEFNRVRIGIDRPTGGMSVSNYVLGSFGKEEQPSIKDAIAISADACESFITEPFLQVMNKYN, encoded by the coding sequence TATTCATTGGACTTGGGAATCCAGGGAAGCAATATGAGGATACACGGCACAATGTCGGCTTTATGGCGATTGACGAACTATCAAAGCGATTGGACATCCCTCTTGATCGTTCAAAGTTTAACGGAATCTTCGGAATCGGTCATGTTTCAGGCGAGAAAATCATATTATTAAAACCACTTACATATATGAACCTCTCAGGTGAATGTATCAGACCCTTGATGGACTATTATGAAATCGAGGAAAAAGACATTGCTGTCATTTACGATGATCTTGATTTACCCGCTGGAAAAGTGCGCCTGAGAATGAAGGGCAGTGCGGGCGGCCATAACGGAATCAAATCAATGATTACGCATTTAAACACCCAGGAATTTAATCGTGTGCGAATTGGAATCGACCGTCCGACAGGCGGAATGAGTGTTTCAAATTATGTATTAGGCTCATTCGGGAAAGAAGAACAGCCGAGCATAAAAGACGCGATTGCAATCTCTGCAGATGCATGTGAAAGCTTTATTACAGAGCCATTTTTACAGGTGATGAACAAATATAACTGA
- a CDS encoding septum formation initiator family protein — protein MSLAKDRKITQLQSQYMQQQERKDQILKRRKRGLIRRLTLFGLIAAVTSVIVLTTLISQSSAINEKVHQKKELQTQLTELQKEEKVLEEEIVKLNDDEYIAKIARRDYFLSEDNEIIFTLPKKDKE, from the coding sequence ATGAGTCTCGCTAAAGACCGGAAAATTACGCAGCTTCAATCACAGTATATGCAGCAGCAGGAGCGGAAAGATCAGATATTAAAAAGGCGAAAACGCGGATTGATCAGACGGTTGACATTATTTGGATTGATTGCAGCGGTAACTTCTGTTATCGTATTAACGACTCTCATATCTCAATCTAGTGCCATTAATGAGAAGGTTCATCAAAAGAAAGAACTTCAAACTCAATTAACGGAGCTTCAAAAAGAGGAAAAGGTATTAGAGGAAGAAATCGTAAAGTTGAATGATGATGAGTATATTGCTAAAATTGCTCGTCGGGACTATTTTTTATCTGAAGACAATGAGATTATCTTCACGTTGCCAAAAAAAGATAAAGAGTAG
- the spoVT gene encoding stage V sporulation protein T produces MKATGIVRRIDDLGRVVIPKEIRRTLRIREGDPLEIFVDRDGEVILKKYSPISELGDFAKEYADALYDSLGHPVLICDRDTYIAVSGGSKKEYMNKNISEQVEKAMEERSSVLNTEGGNIQLIDGTSEELKSFTVGPIVANGDPIGAVVIFSKDQDVGEVEHKAVETAAGFLARQMEQ; encoded by the coding sequence ATGAAAGCAACTGGTATAGTACGTCGTATTGATGATTTAGGCCGTGTGGTGATCCCGAAGGAAATTCGCAGAACCCTGCGCATCAGAGAAGGAGATCCGCTTGAAATCTTCGTCGATCGAGACGGAGAAGTGATATTGAAAAAGTATTCACCTATAAGCGAGCTTGGCGATTTTGCAAAAGAATATGCTGATGCTCTATATGACAGCCTTGGACATCCCGTGCTGATATGTGACCGTGACACATACATAGCAGTTTCAGGAGGCTCTAAAAAGGAATACATGAATAAAAATATAAGCGAACAGGTAGAAAAAGCAATGGAAGAACGCAGCTCTGTGCTGAACACAGAAGGCGGGAATATCCAATTGATAGATGGAACAAGCGAAGAGCTTAAATCCTTCACAGTTGGACCGATTGTTGCCAATGGAGATCCTATCGGTGCTGTTGTTATCTTTTCAAAGGATCAGGATGTAGGAGAAGTAGAGCATAAAGCAGTAGAAACTGCAGCTGGGTTTTTGGCGCGCCAAATGGAACAGTAG
- the yabP gene encoding sporulation protein YabP, which translates to MNQYYDNQSQPKGTIQEHDVIMRGRKLLDITGVTHVESFDNEEFLLETVMGALAIRGENLQMKNLDVDKGIVSIKGRIFDLVYLDEHQTEKAKGLFSKLFK; encoded by the coding sequence ATGAATCAATATTATGATAATCAATCACAGCCTAAGGGAACGATCCAGGAGCATGATGTTATTATGAGAGGCCGTAAACTGCTTGATATTACAGGCGTTACACATGTTGAAAGCTTTGATAATGAAGAATTTCTGCTTGAGACGGTGATGGGTGCTCTTGCTATCCGCGGTGAGAATCTCCAAATGAAAAATTTGGACGTAGATAAAGGGATCGTCTCAATAAAAGGAAGAATTTTTGATCTCGTTTATCTGGATGAGCATCAGACGGAGAAAGCTAAAGGACTCTTTAGCAAGTTATTTAAATGA
- a CDS encoding RNA-binding protein S1 codes for MSIEVGSKLQGKVTGITNFGAFVELSGGTTGLVHISEVADNYVKDINDHLKVGDEVTVKVINVEKDGKIGLSIKKAIDRPERPERSERPNRSDRPNRSDRPRGRTNTNEFRPKENFEQKMSRFLKDSEDRLSSLKRNTESKRGGRGARRG; via the coding sequence ATGTCGATAGAAGTTGGCAGCAAGTTACAGGGTAAGGTAACGGGCATTACAAATTTCGGAGCGTTCGTAGAGCTTTCGGGTGGCACTACAGGACTCGTCCACATCAGTGAAGTTGCTGATAATTATGTGAAAGATATTAACGATCACTTAAAAGTCGGTGACGAGGTAACGGTTAAAGTCATCAATGTAGAGAAAGACGGAAAAATTGGCTTGTCAATTAAAAAGGCAATTGATCGTCCTGAGCGCCCAGAACGTTCAGAACGCCCGAATCGCTCAGACCGTCCAAACCGCTCAGATCGTCCAAGAGGCAGAACGAACACAAATGAATTCCGCCCTAAAGAGAATTTCGAGCAAAAAATGAGCAGATTCTTAAAAGACAGTGAGGATCGCTTATCATCACTTAAACGCAATACAGAATCAAAGCGCGGCGGTCGCGGAGCAAGAAGAGGTTAA
- the mfd gene encoding transcription-repair coupling factor translates to MQSLQHYFYDNDDFQTIIEGVHGGLKEQLVAGLSGSARSVFSSSLYQHSKKPILMITHNLFQAQKIYEDLANLIGDQVLLYPVNELIASELAVASPELKAQRMEVLNQLSQDKRKIIVAPVAALRRFLPPKEAWLENQFHLKLGQELNLEKTMASLITMGYERAGMVSAPGEFSLRGGIMDIYPLTEEYPIRIELFDTEIDSIRSFNSEDQRSIAKLKEVHIGPAEELIVDQSRITACIQKLESGLAYSLKRLKDEKQKEILAENIGYELEQLRNGQFNQEMFKYLSYFYEKPASLLDYFNEQTIVVMDEVSRIQEMYENLEKEEADWYTSLLEHGKIVNDVKMSHKYADVLTKTKHPLVYLSLFLRHVPHTSPQNILNVSCKQMQNFHGQMNVLKSEIDRWKKAKFSVVFLGATEERVKKLEGVLADYDITAAFLKKNEAPRLGNLYIMEGDLQTGFELPLQKLAVITEEELFKKRVKKQPRSQKISNAERIKSYSELQVGDHVVHVNHGIGKYLGIETLVINGVHKDYLHIRYHGSDKLYVPVEQIDLIQKYVGSEGKEPKIYKLGGSDWKRVKKKVESSVQDIADDLIKLYAEREASVGYGFSPDGEMQREFESIFPYQETEDQLRSIHEIKLDMERERPMDRLLCGDVGYGKTEVAIRAAFKAIADGKQVALLVPTTILAQQHFETIRERFQDYPINIGLLSRFRSRKEMNETVKGLNNGTVDMVIGTHRLLSKDVTYKELGLLIIDEEQRFGVTHKEKIKQMKANIDVLTLTATPIPRTLHMSMLGVRDLSVIETPPENRFPVQTYVVEYNGGFVREAIERELARGGQVYFLYNRVDDIDRKADEISMLVPDARVTYAHGKMSENELESTMLNFLDGQFDVLVSTTIIETGVDIPNVNTLIVHDADKMGLSQLYQLRGRVGRSSRIAYAYFTYRKDKVLTEVAEKRLQAIKEFTELGSGFKIAMRDLSIRGAGNLLGAQQHGFIDSVGFDLYSQMLKEAIEERREDGPKEKPFQVEIDLEVDAYLPEEYISDGRQKIDIYKRFRAVASLADLEELQEEIVDRFGDYPAEVGYLMQIAKLKVFAVQEKVDMIKQEKDSVALYVSEDASRLVDGQKLFELSSKYGRAVGLGMDGKRLKITIQTKGVIADKWLKIASELLNGLGSVKKEEISAN, encoded by the coding sequence TTGCAAAGTTTGCAGCATTACTTTTATGATAATGACGATTTTCAGACGATTATTGAAGGAGTTCATGGAGGCCTGAAAGAGCAGCTCGTAGCAGGCTTATCCGGCTCTGCAAGGTCTGTCTTCTCGTCTTCACTTTATCAGCATTCAAAAAAACCGATTTTAATGATTACCCATAACCTGTTTCAGGCACAGAAGATCTATGAAGACCTGGCCAACCTTATAGGAGATCAGGTTCTTCTTTATCCTGTAAATGAATTAATTGCTTCTGAGCTTGCTGTAGCAAGCCCTGAGTTAAAAGCACAGAGAATGGAAGTCCTGAATCAATTATCCCAAGATAAAAGAAAAATTATCGTTGCTCCAGTCGCAGCGCTCAGAAGGTTCTTGCCGCCGAAAGAAGCTTGGCTTGAAAATCAGTTTCATTTAAAGCTTGGACAAGAATTAAATCTTGAAAAAACAATGGCATCCTTAATTACGATGGGGTATGAAAGAGCCGGAATGGTTTCTGCTCCCGGAGAGTTCAGTTTAAGAGGCGGGATTATGGATATCTATCCTCTTACTGAAGAATACCCGATTCGGATTGAACTGTTTGATACAGAGATTGATTCGATCCGCTCTTTTAACAGCGAAGATCAGCGTTCAATTGCTAAGCTTAAAGAAGTTCATATCGGTCCTGCAGAGGAACTCATTGTTGATCAAAGCAGAATCACTGCATGCATACAGAAGCTGGAAAGTGGTTTAGCCTACAGCTTGAAACGGCTGAAGGATGAAAAACAAAAAGAGATTCTGGCAGAGAATATCGGGTATGAGCTTGAACAATTAAGGAACGGCCAATTTAATCAGGAAATGTTTAAATATCTTTCATACTTTTATGAGAAGCCCGCTAGTTTACTAGATTATTTTAATGAGCAGACCATTGTAGTCATGGATGAAGTCAGCAGAATTCAGGAAATGTACGAAAATCTTGAAAAAGAAGAGGCTGATTGGTATACGAGCCTGCTTGAGCACGGGAAAATTGTGAATGATGTTAAAATGTCCCATAAATATGCAGATGTTTTAACAAAAACAAAGCATCCGCTTGTCTATCTATCCCTATTTTTGCGTCATGTCCCGCATACAAGTCCTCAGAATATCTTAAATGTGTCATGTAAGCAGATGCAGAATTTTCATGGGCAAATGAATGTGCTGAAAAGTGAAATTGATAGATGGAAAAAAGCAAAATTCTCTGTTGTATTTCTTGGTGCTACGGAAGAGAGAGTCAAAAAGCTTGAGGGTGTGCTGGCTGATTATGACATTACAGCTGCTTTTTTGAAAAAAAATGAAGCGCCAAGGCTTGGCAATCTCTACATTATGGAAGGCGATCTGCAAACGGGGTTTGAACTCCCGCTGCAAAAGCTTGCCGTTATTACAGAGGAAGAGCTTTTTAAAAAGAGAGTGAAAAAACAGCCAAGAAGCCAGAAAATATCAAATGCGGAAAGAATTAAGAGCTATTCGGAACTTCAAGTTGGAGATCATGTTGTTCATGTGAATCACGGGATCGGTAAATACTTGGGTATTGAAACCCTCGTAATAAATGGCGTGCACAAAGACTATCTGCATATCCGCTATCATGGCAGCGATAAGCTGTATGTTCCTGTCGAACAAATTGATCTGATTCAGAAGTATGTAGGCTCAGAGGGAAAAGAGCCAAAGATTTACAAGCTTGGCGGCAGTGACTGGAAGCGGGTTAAGAAGAAAGTTGAATCCTCTGTCCAGGATATAGCTGATGACTTAATCAAGCTTTATGCTGAGAGGGAAGCAAGTGTAGGTTATGGGTTTTCGCCTGATGGCGAGATGCAGCGCGAGTTTGAATCGATTTTTCCATATCAGGAAACGGAGGATCAGCTTCGCTCCATTCATGAAATCAAGCTTGATATGGAAAGAGAACGGCCGATGGACCGGCTTCTTTGCGGTGATGTGGGCTATGGTAAAACAGAGGTTGCAATCCGTGCTGCATTTAAAGCCATTGCTGATGGTAAGCAGGTCGCCCTGCTGGTTCCGACAACCATCCTTGCACAGCAGCATTTTGAAACAATCCGGGAGAGGTTTCAGGATTACCCGATTAATATAGGCTTGCTCAGCCGTTTTAGATCAAGAAAAGAAATGAACGAAACAGTAAAAGGTCTGAATAACGGGACTGTTGACATGGTTATTGGGACACACCGCCTTTTATCTAAAGATGTTACGTACAAAGAGCTGGGCCTTTTGATTATCGATGAAGAGCAGCGCTTTGGTGTTACACATAAAGAGAAAATTAAACAAATGAAGGCAAACATTGATGTCCTGACTTTAACAGCTACCCCAATCCCGCGTACGCTCCATATGTCAATGCTTGGAGTCCGCGATTTGTCTGTTATCGAAACACCGCCTGAGAACCGGTTCCCTGTACAGACATATGTCGTTGAATATAATGGCGGGTTCGTCCGTGAAGCGATTGAAAGAGAACTTGCAAGGGGCGGCCAAGTCTACTTTTTATACAACCGCGTAGACGATATTGACCGCAAAGCAGATGAAATATCTATGCTTGTACCTGATGCACGTGTGACATACGCTCATGGAAAAATGTCCGAGAATGAACTTGAATCAACGATGCTTAATTTCCTTGATGGGCAATTTGATGTGCTTGTCAGTACGACAATCATTGAAACGGGGGTTGATATTCCAAATGTGAATACGCTGATCGTCCATGATGCCGATAAGATGGGTCTCTCTCAGCTCTATCAGCTAAGGGGCCGTGTCGGACGTTCCAGCCGAATTGCGTATGCTTACTTTACGTACCGAAAAGACAAAGTGTTGACTGAAGTAGCGGAAAAACGTCTGCAGGCAATTAAAGAGTTTACAGAGCTAGGTTCGGGCTTCAAAATTGCGATGCGCGACCTTTCTATCCGCGGAGCAGGAAATCTGCTTGGTGCACAGCAGCACGGATTCATCGATTCTGTTGGTTTTGATCTTTATTCTCAAATGCTGAAGGAAGCAATTGAGGAACGAAGAGAAGACGGTCCGAAAGAGAAACCGTTCCAGGTTGAAATCGATCTTGAAGTGGATGCTTACTTGCCGGAAGAGTACATTTCAGATGGCAGACAGAAGATCGACATCTATAAACGATTCAGAGCTGTTGCCTCTTTAGCTGATTTAGAAGAGCTGCAGGAAGAAATTGTCGATAGATTCGGGGATTATCCGGCAGAGGTAGGCTATCTTATGCAGATTGCAAAGCTTAAAGTTTTTGCCGTCCAGGAGAAGGTAGATATGATCAAGCAGGAAAAAGACTCAGTAGCCCTTTACGTCAGTGAAGATGCGAGCAGGCTGGTCGATGGGCAGAAGCTGTTTGAGCTGAGCAGCAAATACGGCAGAGCCGTCGGTCTCGGAATGGACGGTAAAAGGCTTAAAATCACCATCCAGACAAAAGGAGTTATTGCTGATAAATGGCTGAAGATCGCATCAGAGCTTTTAAATGGTTTAGGCTCGGTAAAAAAAGAAGAGATTTCTGCTAACTGA
- the yabQ gene encoding spore cortex biosynthesis protein YabQ: MTLSTQFLTMLSMVCSGCFIGASLDTYGRFLMRPRRAKWVVFINDILFWLVQGLLLFYILLNVNEGEFRIYILLALLCGYAAYQSLIKGIYLALLEFIIKCTVGIYKTMLKMGNFFLIKPIVGIFNLLTAIISGLVIFLWNLLKWMARVVYAIAKVLLSPVFWILKGLWRLIPLSIRNFFYRFFKKTAGLYEKIKNKSGNLWISWKKKK; this comes from the coding sequence ATGACGCTCTCCACTCAATTCCTGACGATGCTTTCCATGGTTTGTTCAGGCTGTTTTATTGGCGCTTCACTAGATACTTACGGCCGCTTTCTTATGCGGCCGAGAAGAGCCAAATGGGTTGTATTCATAAATGACATCCTATTCTGGCTCGTACAGGGCCTCCTTTTATTTTATATTCTCCTGAATGTGAATGAAGGGGAATTCCGCATATACATTCTGCTTGCCCTGCTGTGCGGATATGCGGCATATCAAAGCTTGATCAAAGGTATTTACTTAGCTCTTCTCGAATTCATTATTAAGTGTACAGTAGGCATTTATAAGACGATGCTGAAGATGGGAAACTTTTTTTTAATTAAGCCAATTGTTGGCATTTTTAATTTATTGACAGCAATTATAAGCGGACTTGTCATTTTTTTATGGAACTTGTTAAAATGGATGGCAAGAGTGGTTTATGCCATTGCAAAGGTGCTGTTATCTCCCGTTTTTTGGATCTTAAAAGGATTGTGGAGACTGATTCCATTGTCCATCAGAAACTTTTTTTACAGGTTTTTCAAAAAAACGGCAGGACTTTATGAGAAAATCAAGAATAAGAGTGGTAACTTATGGATTTCGTGGAAAAAGAAGAAATAA